In Chryseobacterium salivictor, the DNA window GGTTAATCGCAAGAGATTTAGACAGAAGCCAAATGGTTGCTAAAATCGAGCTGATGAAGAATACATTCGATGTACCTTATACCAAAGCACAAATCGATTCTGCAGATTCATGGGCAGACAATCAGGCAAGTTTCATCGTTAAGCAGATCTTCTCGGAAGCAGCAGACGTGAAAAACGCTTACGAAGCTAAGAAAAAAGCAGACGGTGCGAACTTTGTTCCATTAGAGAAAAAAGAGATTATTGCATTGATCGCTTATTTGCAGAGACTTGGAACTGATATCAAAACAACTGAAATTCAAACCGCAAGTATAAAGTAATTCATCTAAAAAGGAGCTAAAATAATGATACCTCAAAGCGTAAAAGACATTTTATCAAACGGCGAAAATGTAGGTTTTTACCAGACATTATCGATGATCCTATTTTTAATTTTCTTTTTAGGTATTATCTTTTATGTTTTCTCGCGACCGAAAAAACATTACGATAAAGAAGCAAATGCCCCTTTAGATGATGATATTGAAGATCAAAATCTTTAATTTAAAAAATTAAACTATTATGAGACAAAGAACGCCCGTATATGTAAACATTGCCGTAATACTTACGATTTTATTGGTCGTGTATTATATGTTTGTGCAGGAATCAGCATTCCTATCTTCTCCCTATTTTTGGGGCACAGTGGTAATCAGTATAATTCTTGCAATGATTCAGCATGCAATTGGCGACCTGATCGAAAATGATCAATTCAAAAAATTAACTGATGCAGAGAAAAGCGAATACATCACTGCTAAAAAAGTACCTTATTTCAAAGGATTATATGCAAGTGCTTTTAAAAAGCAGTCTACCACCGAAGAAAAAGACATCCTTATCGACCACGGTTTCGACGGGATTATGGAGTTAGACAATCAGTTGCCAAAATGGTGGTTAGGTCTTTTCTATTTTGGAGTTGCATACTGTGCGGTTTATATGATTTCCTATTTCACCACAGATTTTGCACATCAATATGTAGAATATGATGCGGAATATAAAGCGCAGACCGCGAGCATCGCAGAATATGTTAAAAACACACCGCCGCCGACCATAGAAAATGCAGTATATTCTCCAGACAATATCGCAGCAGGTGAAGAAGTTTTCAAAACAAACTGCGTGTCCTGTCACAACGAAGGAGGAAGAGGAGGAATTGGTCCGAACTTAACAGATAATACCTGGATCAACCAACCGGAAAAAACATTG includes these proteins:
- a CDS encoding cbb3-type cytochrome oxidase subunit 3 codes for the protein MIPQSVKDILSNGENVGFYQTLSMILFLIFFLGIIFYVFSRPKKHYDKEANAPLDDDIEDQNL
- a CDS encoding c-type cytochrome, with translation MRQRTPVYVNIAVILTILLVVYYMFVQESAFLSSPYFWGTVVISIILAMIQHAIGDLIENDQFKKLTDAEKSEYITAKKVPYFKGLYASAFKKQSTTEEKDILIDHGFDGIMELDNQLPKWWLGLFYFGVAYCAVYMISYFTTDFAHQYVEYDAEYKAQTASIAEYVKNTPPPTIENAVYSPDNIAAGEEVFKTNCVSCHNEGGRGGIGPNLTDNTWINQPEKTLFKNVFHVVENGVAGTAMQAWGKNGVLTGFDIQNVAAYVYHINQEQPPITASEGGAAPQGTPANWEK